Proteins encoded within one genomic window of Sphaerotilus montanus:
- a CDS encoding type II toxin-antitoxin system RelE/ParE family toxin yields the protein MLALPDDMRARFLRIADMLQEFGPHQVGLPHVRPLEGKLWEMRMQGRDGIARAVYVAMHGRRLLVLHVFVKKTQTTPRKALDAARKRLENAP from the coding sequence TTGCTGGCGCTGCCTGACGACATGCGCGCCCGCTTCCTGCGCATTGCCGACATGCTGCAGGAGTTCGGCCCGCATCAAGTCGGGTTGCCCCACGTTCGCCCGCTGGAAGGCAAGCTGTGGGAGATGCGGATGCAGGGGCGTGACGGCATCGCCCGCGCCGTGTACGTGGCAATGCATGGCCGGCGCCTGCTGGTGTTGCATGTGTTCGTCAAGAAGACCCAGACCACACCCCGCAAGGCACTGGACGCCGCCCGCAAACGACTGGAGAACGCCCCATGA
- the mutY gene encoding A/G-specific adenine glycosylase, whose translation MSPLADALVAWQRTHGRHALPWQNTRDPYRVWLSEIMLQQTQVAAVLRYYARFLERFPDVATLAAAPLDDVLALWSGLGYYSRARNLHRCAQTVVNVHGGVFPPSAAVLAELPGIGRSTAAAIAAFCHEERVSILDGNVKRVLTRVLAFDGDLAQQAQERVLWQHAAALLPADRTDMPAYTQGLMDLGATVCALRQPDCLLCPLSGLCAARASGRMTDYPVRTRKLKRSRRENWCLWLQTADAVWLQQRPDSGIWAGLWSLPLFDDAEALRAAAGAAAARVVALPGFVHVLTHLDWTLHPHRLDLATPEAGVVAAGLGDGRWWPLDQLDRIGLPAPFSRLLLSR comes from the coding sequence ATGAGCCCGCTCGCCGACGCGCTGGTGGCCTGGCAGCGCACCCACGGCCGCCACGCGCTGCCGTGGCAGAACACCCGCGATCCCTACCGCGTCTGGCTGTCGGAGATCATGCTGCAGCAGACGCAGGTGGCGGCGGTGCTGCGCTACTACGCGCGCTTCCTGGAGCGTTTCCCGGATGTCGCCACGCTGGCCGCCGCGCCGCTGGACGACGTGCTGGCGCTGTGGAGTGGCCTGGGCTACTACAGCCGTGCCCGCAACCTGCACCGCTGCGCGCAGACCGTGGTGAACGTGCACGGCGGTGTCTTTCCACCGAGTGCCGCGGTGCTGGCCGAGCTGCCCGGCATCGGGCGCTCGACCGCGGCCGCGATCGCGGCGTTCTGCCACGAGGAGCGGGTCTCCATCCTCGACGGCAACGTCAAGCGCGTGCTGACCCGCGTGCTGGCCTTCGACGGCGATCTGGCCCAGCAGGCGCAGGAGCGTGTCCTGTGGCAGCACGCCGCTGCGCTGCTGCCCGCCGACCGCACCGACATGCCGGCCTACACGCAGGGCCTGATGGACCTCGGGGCCACCGTCTGCGCGCTGCGCCAGCCGGACTGCCTGCTCTGCCCGCTGTCGGGGCTGTGTGCCGCGCGCGCATCGGGCCGGATGACCGACTACCCGGTGCGCACCCGCAAGCTCAAGCGTTCGCGCCGCGAGAACTGGTGTCTCTGGCTGCAGACCGCCGATGCGGTGTGGCTGCAGCAGCGCCCGGACAGCGGCATCTGGGCCGGGCTGTGGTCGCTGCCGCTGTTCGACGATGCCGAGGCGCTGCGGGCGGCAGCGGGGGCTGCAGCGGCGCGCGTGGTCGCGCTGCCCGGCTTCGTCCATGTGCTCACCCACCTCGACTGGACACTGCACCCGCACCGGCTCGACCTCGCCACGCCCGAGGCCGGCGTGGTGGCGGCCGGTCTGGGCGACGGGCGCTGGTGGCCGCTGGACCAGCTCGACCGCATCGGACTGCCGGCACCCTTCAGCCGGCTGCTGCTCAGTCGCTGA
- the recN gene encoding DNA repair protein RecN, with product MLRRLSLRHFVIVSRLEVEFQPGFAVLTGETGAGKSILIDALQLALGGRGDAGVVREGETRAEISAEFEPIPAVLTAWLDEAGFEAQDDAPTTLLLRRTVDAQGKSRAWINGSAATVGQLKEVGEHLVDIHGQHAWQSLTRPASVRALLDDYAAIDTRHMADAWQQWRVQQARLDTARQQGAERALERERLAWQIGEVDKLAPGEHEWAELNAEHQRLAHAQAILDALRTAIEATSEGEASADTLTGRALDTLSEVSGYAPELQEVIEVLQSAQAQLADAAHSLSALLRRTELDPDRLDELDARLSSWIGLARRYRRMPEELPAVLAQWRAQLQKIDATADLDALQQQAEAAWQRYLAAASRVSAARHRAAPTLAAAVTAAMQALGMAGGRFEIALEPLPEPQSHGLESAEFLVAGHAGSTPRPLGKVASGGELSRIALAIAVTTSQQRQARGAGAATLIFDEVDSGVGGAVADTVGQLMRRLGRERQVLAVTHLPQVAACADTHLLVSKASEGGRTRSDIRTLDTSERIGEIARMLGGQARSDAGLAHAREMLAAVDSRSQNSKTNRVP from the coding sequence ATGCTGCGACGGCTGTCCCTGCGCCACTTCGTGATCGTCAGCCGGCTGGAAGTGGAGTTTCAACCCGGCTTCGCCGTGCTGACCGGCGAGACGGGCGCCGGCAAGTCCATCCTGATCGATGCGCTGCAACTGGCGCTCGGCGGCCGGGGCGATGCCGGCGTGGTCCGCGAAGGCGAGACGCGGGCCGAGATCAGCGCCGAGTTCGAGCCGATTCCCGCCGTGCTGACCGCGTGGCTGGACGAAGCTGGCTTCGAGGCCCAGGACGACGCGCCGACCACCCTGCTGCTGCGCCGCACGGTGGACGCGCAGGGCAAGAGCCGCGCCTGGATCAACGGCAGCGCGGCGACGGTCGGCCAGCTCAAGGAGGTCGGCGAACACCTGGTGGACATCCACGGCCAGCACGCCTGGCAGAGCCTGACCCGGCCGGCCTCGGTGCGTGCGCTGCTCGACGACTACGCGGCCATCGACACCCGGCACATGGCCGACGCCTGGCAGCAGTGGCGTGTCCAGCAGGCCCGGCTCGACACCGCCCGCCAGCAAGGCGCCGAGCGGGCGCTGGAGCGCGAACGGCTGGCCTGGCAGATCGGCGAGGTCGACAAGCTCGCGCCGGGCGAACACGAATGGGCCGAGCTGAACGCCGAGCACCAGCGGCTCGCGCACGCACAGGCCATCCTCGACGCGCTGCGCACCGCCATCGAGGCCACCAGCGAGGGCGAGGCCAGCGCCGACACGCTCACCGGCCGCGCGCTGGACACGCTCAGCGAAGTCAGCGGCTACGCGCCCGAGCTGCAGGAGGTCATCGAGGTGCTGCAGAGCGCGCAGGCCCAGCTCGCCGACGCCGCCCACAGCCTGAGCGCCCTGCTGCGCCGCACCGAACTCGACCCCGACCGGCTCGATGAACTCGACGCCCGGCTGTCGTCCTGGATCGGGCTGGCGCGGCGCTACCGGCGCATGCCAGAAGAGCTGCCGGCGGTGCTGGCGCAGTGGCGCGCGCAGCTGCAGAAAATCGATGCCACCGCCGACCTCGATGCCCTGCAGCAGCAGGCCGAAGCGGCGTGGCAGCGTTATCTGGCCGCCGCCAGCCGGGTCTCGGCCGCACGCCACCGGGCCGCGCCGACGCTGGCCGCCGCCGTCACCGCCGCGATGCAGGCGCTGGGCATGGCGGGCGGGCGTTTCGAGATCGCGCTGGAGCCGCTGCCGGAGCCGCAGTCGCACGGGCTGGAGTCGGCCGAGTTCCTCGTCGCCGGCCACGCGGGCAGCACGCCGCGGCCGCTGGGCAAGGTCGCCTCGGGCGGCGAGCTGTCGCGGATCGCGCTGGCGATTGCTGTCACCACCAGCCAGCAGCGCCAGGCGCGCGGCGCGGGCGCGGCCACGCTGATCTTCGACGAGGTGGATTCGGGCGTGGGTGGCGCGGTGGCGGACACGGTCGGCCAGCTGATGCGCCGCCTGGGCCGCGAGCGGCAGGTGCTGGCGGTCACGCACCTGCCGCAGGTCGCCGCCTGCGCCGACACGCACCTGCTCGTGAGCAAGGCCAGCGAGGGCGGCCGCACCCGCAGCGACATCCGGACGCTGGACACCAGCGAGCGCATCGGCGAAATTGCCCGCATGCTGGGGGGACAAGCCCGCTCGGACGCCGGGCTGGCCCATGCCCGTGAGATGCTCGCCGCCGTGGACTCCCGCTCCCAGAATTCCAAGACCAACCGCGTTCCCTGA
- the rapZ gene encoding RNase adapter RapZ, with translation MHINDSSPATPATEKVPPVVLISGISGSGKSVALNALEDAGYFCVDNLPPELLHDFIRLERKFPSRRLAIAADVRTASSLPKLLPVIDALRREGTPVLPIFLDSRTETLVRRFSETRRRHPLSAEDDDNGLSRTALGEAIEREREMLSLLREISTVIDTSDLRPTQLRSWVRQLVGAAHSSLTLVFESFAFKHGVPRDADLVFDLRVLPNPHYVRELRALNGRDAGVIDFLRAQPEVAEMLAQIEGFLARWLPAYEQDQRSYLTVAIGCTGGQHRSVYSAEQLAARFRERIPTLIRHREIEAREAAAHQ, from the coding sequence ATGCACATCAACGACAGCAGCCCTGCCACCCCGGCGACGGAGAAGGTTCCGCCGGTGGTCCTGATCTCGGGCATCTCGGGCTCCGGAAAATCCGTGGCACTCAATGCCCTCGAAGACGCGGGCTACTTCTGCGTGGACAACCTGCCGCCGGAGCTGCTGCACGACTTCATCCGGCTGGAGCGCAAGTTCCCGAGCCGCCGCCTGGCCATCGCCGCCGACGTGCGCACCGCCTCGTCGCTGCCCAAGCTGCTGCCGGTGATCGACGCACTGCGCCGCGAAGGCACGCCCGTGCTGCCGATCTTCCTGGATTCGCGCACCGAGACGCTGGTGCGGCGCTTCTCCGAGACGCGCCGCCGCCACCCGCTGTCGGCCGAGGACGACGACAACGGTCTGTCCCGCACGGCGCTCGGCGAGGCCATCGAACGCGAGCGCGAGATGCTCAGCCTGCTGCGCGAGATCAGCACCGTGATCGACACCAGCGACCTGCGCCCGACGCAGCTGCGCTCGTGGGTGCGGCAGCTCGTCGGCGCGGCGCATTCGTCGCTGACGCTGGTGTTCGAGTCGTTTGCCTTCAAGCACGGCGTGCCGCGGGACGCCGATCTGGTGTTCGACCTGCGCGTGCTGCCGAACCCGCATTACGTGCGCGAGTTGCGCGCGCTGAACGGCCGCGACGCCGGCGTGATCGACTTCCTGCGCGCCCAGCCCGAGGTGGCCGAGATGCTGGCGCAGATCGAAGGTTTCCTCGCCCGCTGGCTGCCCGCCTACGAGCAGGACCAGCGCAGCTACCTGACGGTGGCGATCGGCTGCACCGGCGGGCAGCACCGCTCGGTGTACTCGGCCGAGCAGCTCGCCGCACGTTTCCGCGAGCGCATCCCGACGCTGATCCGGCACCGCGAGATCGAGGCCCGCGAAGCCGCGGCACACCAATGA
- a CDS encoding IS5 family transposase yields the protein MITPRTKPSSFFPEEAADDLFVVQQRKAKLEGYVQTLAAMDELIDFAAMASAVDKACPRADRSKGGRPPYPTEALVRMVFLQGLYNLSDEQCEHQVLDRLSFQRFCRLDGALNIPDARTLWNFRQRLAEGGLGGRAIFEALSQQLQRHGFIPRGGQIVDASIVQAPITQANAREREALNKGEAPEGWSKKRLAHTDRDARWTQKHGKSYYGYKLHGNVDARYKLIRQMKITAANADDGQQLPDVLQVANTRKRLLADRGYDSAANRQTLQQHGLADGIARRAKPGQTAKVRLKQRNKTINRTRARVEHVFAALSQQGGKCVRAMTLARNALAITLQCAAYNARRLVWLVKSAGPSAQPA from the coding sequence ATGATCACACCCCGCACCAAGCCATCGAGCTTCTTTCCTGAGGAGGCCGCGGACGACCTGTTCGTGGTGCAGCAGCGCAAGGCCAAGCTGGAGGGCTACGTGCAGACGCTGGCGGCGATGGACGAACTGATCGACTTCGCAGCGATGGCCTCGGCGGTGGACAAGGCCTGCCCTCGCGCTGACCGCAGCAAGGGCGGACGCCCGCCGTACCCGACCGAGGCGCTGGTGCGCATGGTGTTCCTGCAGGGGCTGTACAACCTGTCGGACGAGCAGTGCGAGCACCAGGTGCTGGACAGGCTGAGCTTCCAGCGCTTCTGCCGGCTGGACGGCGCGCTGAACATTCCGGACGCACGCACGCTGTGGAACTTCCGGCAGCGGCTGGCCGAAGGCGGGCTGGGCGGCCGGGCGATTTTCGAGGCGTTGAGCCAGCAGTTGCAGCGGCACGGCTTCATCCCGAGGGGCGGGCAGATCGTGGACGCCAGCATCGTGCAGGCGCCGATCACGCAGGCCAACGCCCGGGAGCGCGAGGCGCTGAACAAGGGGGAGGCGCCCGAGGGCTGGAGCAAGAAGCGCCTGGCGCACACCGACCGGGACGCGCGCTGGACGCAAAAGCACGGCAAGTCGTACTACGGCTACAAGCTGCACGGCAACGTGGACGCACGCTACAAGCTGATCCGCCAGATGAAGATCACGGCGGCCAACGCCGACGACGGACAGCAACTGCCCGACGTGCTGCAGGTGGCGAATACGCGCAAGCGGCTGCTGGCCGACCGGGGCTACGACAGCGCGGCCAACCGCCAGACGCTGCAGCAGCACGGACTGGCCGACGGCATCGCACGTCGCGCCAAGCCAGGGCAGACGGCCAAGGTTCGACTCAAGCAGCGCAACAAGACGATCAACCGCACGCGGGCGCGGGTCGAGCACGTCTTTGCGGCGCTGAGCCAGCAGGGCGGCAAGTGCGTGCGGGCGATGACGCTGGCGCGCAATGCGCTGGCGATCACGCTGCAGTGCGCGGCCTACAACGCACGCAGGCTGGTGTGGCTGGTCAAGAGCGCAGGTCCGTCCGCACAGCCCGCGTGA
- a CDS encoding helix-turn-helix domain-containing protein: MKTLNDIKAELLADPATRAAYDALAPEFETARELVAARARAGLTQQQVAERMGTTQSTIARMESGRRPPSLRTVQRYAQALGCRAVVRIERAPA; the protein is encoded by the coding sequence ATGAAGACCCTGAACGACATCAAGGCCGAACTGCTGGCCGACCCTGCAACCCGTGCAGCCTATGACGCACTGGCGCCCGAGTTCGAGACGGCCCGCGAACTGGTGGCCGCCCGTGCCCGCGCTGGCTTGACGCAACAGCAGGTAGCCGAACGCATGGGCACGACGCAAAGCACGATTGCCCGCATGGAAAGCGGCAGGCGCCCGCCGTCCCTGCGCACGGTGCAGCGGTACGCCCAGGCGCTTGGGTGCCGGGCTGTGGTGCGCATCGAGCGCGCGCCCGCCTGA
- a CDS encoding plasmid recombination protein produces the protein MTAGADKAMNPDEWRAGLWFAGKALNVKTVRRAADFGEVLPVCLSHNLREGNEAHRHRSPIDPTRRGLNEVLRGPASLPVAVELVRNAFDELGIVPARADAIAGIELMFQPPDGHDTSAFWSECLRWVDGRYQHVVSAVVHRDQKRAHMHIIALAVADGRLAGNTLTSGVNLLQRQRREFMGHF, from the coding sequence ATGACCGCCGGCGCCGACAAGGCGATGAACCCCGACGAATGGAGAGCCGGCCTGTGGTTCGCAGGCAAGGCGCTGAACGTCAAGACCGTTCGACGCGCCGCCGACTTCGGCGAGGTGCTGCCGGTCTGTCTGTCGCACAACCTGCGGGAAGGCAACGAGGCGCACCGCCACCGTAGCCCCATTGACCCGACGCGCAGGGGCTTAAACGAGGTTTTGCGGGGTCCTGCGAGCCTGCCCGTAGCCGTGGAACTGGTGCGCAATGCCTTCGATGAGCTGGGCATTGTCCCGGCTCGTGCGGACGCCATCGCCGGTATCGAGCTGATGTTTCAACCGCCTGACGGACACGACACGTCCGCGTTCTGGTCTGAGTGCCTCCGCTGGGTAGATGGCCGTTATCAACACGTCGTCAGTGCTGTGGTCCATCGCGACCAGAAACGGGCACACATGCACATCATTGCTTTGGCCGTGGCCGATGGAAGACTGGCCGGGAACACGCTCACGTCAGGCGTCAACCTGCTGCAGCGCCAGCGACGCGAGTTCATGGGGCACTTCTAG
- a CDS encoding LON peptidase substrate-binding domain-containing protein, which yields MTQPPAPERPVRSPPSAAAVRGAFGDLLPHLPLFPLGTVLFPQGLLALKIFEARYLDLITHCLRSGAPFGVVTLRQGTEIQGAAEAPVRFEHEGCLAEVIDCDSPQAGILQIRCRGLQRFTVSQVHQAPDGLWRADAVLQAADPVEPPRTEFQASITALQRAIDTLQVRDQTPFLAPHALDDAGWVANRWCEILPIPLPTRHKLMMLPDPHARLQLVDGFLRRHGIISD from the coding sequence ATGACCCAGCCACCCGCCCCCGAACGCCCTGTGCGCAGCCCGCCTTCGGCAGCCGCAGTGCGCGGGGCCTTCGGTGACCTCCTGCCGCACCTGCCGCTGTTTCCGCTCGGCACGGTGCTGTTTCCGCAAGGCCTGCTGGCGCTGAAGATCTTCGAGGCGCGTTACCTCGACCTGATCACGCACTGCCTGCGCAGCGGCGCGCCCTTCGGCGTCGTGACGCTGCGCCAGGGGACCGAAATCCAGGGGGCGGCCGAGGCGCCGGTGCGCTTCGAGCATGAAGGCTGCCTGGCCGAGGTGATCGACTGCGACAGCCCCCAGGCCGGCATCCTGCAGATCCGCTGCCGCGGCCTGCAGCGTTTCACGGTCTCGCAGGTGCACCAGGCCCCCGACGGCCTGTGGCGCGCGGACGCCGTGCTGCAGGCAGCCGACCCGGTCGAGCCGCCGCGAACCGAGTTTCAGGCCAGCATCACCGCCTTGCAGCGGGCCATCGACACCTTGCAGGTGCGCGACCAGACGCCCTTCCTGGCCCCGCATGCGCTGGACGATGCCGGCTGGGTGGCCAACCGCTGGTGCGAGATCCTGCCGATTCCGCTGCCAACCCGCCACAAGCTGATGATGCTGCCGGACCCGCACGCGCGGCTGCAACTGGTGGACGGCTTCCTGCGCCGCCACGGCATCATCAGCGACTGA
- a CDS encoding NAD kinase, whose product MTSRFRHAALIGKYQAQGMRPLLEEIAHLLTRRGLEVSIEVDTALNTGLTGYPMLTPDELGQHCDLAIVVGGDGTMLGIARTLARYGVPMVGINQGRLGFITDIPVARVTQALRAMLAGDYEEEHRAMLDGRVVRGGEAIYTAVAMNDVVLRSGTTSMLELRVEVDGQFVANFRADGLIVSSPTGSTAYALSAGGPILHPGVAGWLMVPIAPHMLSNRPIVLPDAGEISIEIVSAREPSVNFDMQSLASLLHGDKILVKRSEHRVRFLHPRGWNYYATLRHKLHWNEGVVPGDGGH is encoded by the coding sequence ATGACCAGCCGATTCCGACACGCCGCGCTCATCGGCAAGTACCAGGCCCAGGGCATGCGCCCGCTGCTGGAAGAGATCGCCCACCTGCTCACCCGGCGTGGGCTGGAGGTGTCGATCGAGGTGGACACCGCATTGAACACCGGCCTGACCGGCTATCCGATGCTCACCCCCGACGAGCTGGGCCAGCACTGTGACCTGGCCATCGTGGTCGGCGGCGACGGCACCATGCTCGGCATCGCGCGGACGCTGGCGCGTTACGGTGTGCCGATGGTGGGCATCAACCAGGGCCGGCTGGGCTTCATCACCGACATCCCCGTGGCCCGCGTGACGCAGGCGCTGCGCGCGATGCTGGCCGGTGACTACGAGGAGGAACACCGCGCCATGCTCGACGGCCGCGTGGTGCGCGGCGGCGAGGCGATCTACACGGCGGTGGCGATGAACGACGTGGTGCTGCGCAGCGGCACGACCTCGATGCTGGAGCTGCGCGTCGAGGTGGACGGCCAGTTCGTCGCCAACTTCCGCGCCGACGGGCTGATCGTGTCCTCGCCGACCGGCTCGACCGCGTATGCGCTGTCGGCGGGCGGGCCGATCCTGCACCCGGGCGTGGCCGGCTGGCTGATGGTGCCGATCGCGCCGCACATGCTCTCCAACCGGCCGATCGTGCTGCCCGACGCGGGCGAGATCAGCATCGAGATCGTCTCGGCGCGCGAGCCCTCGGTGAACTTCGACATGCAGTCGCTGGCCAGCCTGCTGCACGGCGACAAGATCCTCGTGAAACGCTCGGAACACCGCGTGCGCTTCCTGCACCCGCGCGGCTGGAACTACTACGCCACGCTGCGCCACAAGCTGCACTGGAACGAAGGCGTCGTGCCCGGCGACGGAGGCCACTGA
- a CDS encoding dynamin family protein produces MSEHPHDLNSTPPTLVESVLAEASSGSVQEPFVRSLDALGVWRVTLEERVRDLVRFLREQGLLDEGAGDLLDSLRQRLASEKLVVAFVAEFSRGKSELINAIFFADAGRRIMPASPGRTTMCPVELGWDPEDPPGLSLLPIETRLDGASLAELRGQPRLWHRQSIDVSDPASFAHALNAVKGVRAATVDEARQLGFWDDEQPADNPPMLDDGQVEIPLWRHAVINVPHPLLKRGLVVLDTPGLNAIGAEPELTVGLLPSAHVVVFVLGADTGVTKSDLEIWRDHLASQSLTRYVVLNKIDALVDPLSSTEENEAQITQQCVQVSRTLEMPMGRVFPLSARQALEARVEGNAQLLADSRLLALEQALAQELLPQRRAVFEQLTLEALAVVQQQTSRNLTDLRRHLTEQLHELRGLRGRNSGKVALMLQRVGAETVEFERCTTQIQALRTVHSRTLRSVLNGVSGEPLRALVDGMVRSIRESFLKLGARRSFVQLFADLRLALDTAQKDAQDLRDLLAGSFARLNAEYGFSLATPSAPELSRFRDDLALIERNYVQYLGLSQAMRLAQPRFLEQFRRMLMSRLRVVFESAASEIELWSRTTSAQVDAQLRERRKAFKRRRESLERIRMAASDLEARLLEIEAQDQRLASIEVRLHALFERSRRAATRHEMGLASDFGLFQSPPPAALPAPTATSA; encoded by the coding sequence ATGAGCGAGCACCCCCACGATCTGAACAGCACCCCGCCGACCCTGGTCGAATCCGTGCTCGCCGAAGCGAGCAGCGGTTCGGTCCAGGAGCCGTTTGTCCGCAGCCTCGACGCACTCGGGGTCTGGCGTGTCACGCTGGAAGAGCGGGTGCGCGATCTGGTGCGCTTCCTGCGCGAGCAGGGTCTGCTGGACGAGGGCGCGGGTGACCTGCTGGACTCGCTGCGCCAGCGGCTGGCGAGCGAGAAGCTCGTGGTGGCCTTCGTCGCCGAGTTCTCGCGCGGCAAGTCCGAGCTGATCAACGCCATCTTCTTCGCCGACGCCGGCCGGCGCATCATGCCGGCCTCGCCGGGGCGCACGACGATGTGCCCGGTCGAGCTGGGCTGGGATCCGGAAGACCCCCCGGGCCTGTCGCTGCTGCCGATCGAGACGCGGCTGGACGGCGCCTCGCTGGCCGAGCTGCGCGGACAGCCGCGGCTCTGGCACCGCCAGTCCATCGACGTGTCCGACCCGGCGTCCTTCGCCCATGCGCTCAATGCCGTCAAGGGCGTGCGGGCCGCCACGGTCGACGAGGCCCGCCAGCTCGGGTTCTGGGACGACGAGCAGCCGGCCGACAACCCGCCGATGCTGGACGACGGCCAGGTCGAGATCCCGCTGTGGCGCCACGCCGTCATCAACGTGCCGCACCCGCTGCTCAAGCGCGGGCTGGTCGTGCTCGACACGCCGGGCCTGAACGCGATCGGCGCCGAGCCGGAGCTGACGGTGGGGCTGTTGCCGAGCGCGCACGTCGTCGTGTTCGTGCTGGGGGCGGACACGGGCGTGACCAAGTCCGATCTGGAGATCTGGCGCGACCACCTCGCCTCGCAGTCCCTGACCCGCTACGTGGTGCTGAACAAGATCGACGCGCTGGTCGACCCCCTGTCGTCCACCGAAGAGAACGAGGCCCAGATCACCCAGCAGTGCGTGCAGGTGTCGCGCACGCTGGAGATGCCGATGGGGCGGGTGTTTCCGCTGTCGGCGCGCCAGGCGCTGGAGGCGCGGGTCGAGGGCAATGCCCAGCTGCTTGCCGACAGCCGCCTGCTGGCGCTGGAGCAGGCGCTGGCGCAGGAGCTGCTGCCGCAGCGCCGCGCGGTGTTCGAGCAGCTCACGCTGGAAGCGCTGGCGGTGGTGCAGCAGCAGACCTCGCGCAACCTCACCGACCTGCGCCGCCACCTGACGGAGCAGCTGCACGAGCTGCGCGGCCTGCGTGGTCGCAACAGCGGCAAGGTGGCGCTCATGCTGCAGCGGGTCGGCGCCGAGACGGTCGAGTTCGAACGTTGCACGACGCAGATCCAGGCCCTGCGCACGGTGCATTCGCGCACGCTGCGCAGCGTGCTGAACGGCGTGTCCGGCGAGCCGCTGCGCGCGCTGGTGGACGGCATGGTCCGCTCGATCCGCGAGTCCTTCCTCAAGCTGGGCGCGCGGCGTTCGTTCGTGCAGCTCTTCGCCGATCTGCGGCTGGCGCTCGACACCGCGCAGAAGGATGCGCAGGACCTGCGCGACCTGCTGGCCGGCTCGTTTGCCCGCCTCAACGCCGAATACGGCTTCAGTCTGGCCACGCCCTCGGCGCCGGAGCTGTCGCGCTTCCGCGATGACCTGGCGCTGATCGAGCGCAACTACGTGCAGTACCTCGGCCTGAGCCAGGCGATGCGGCTGGCCCAGCCCCGCTTCCTGGAGCAGTTCCGCCGCATGCTGATGTCGCGGCTGCGCGTGGTGTTCGAGAGTGCAGCCAGCGAGATCGAGCTGTGGAGCCGCACGACGTCGGCCCAGGTGGATGCGCAGTTGCGCGAGCGCCGCAAGGCCTTCAAGCGCCGGCGCGAGTCGCTGGAGCGCATCCGCATGGCGGCCAGCGATCTGGAGGCCCGCCTGCTGGAGATCGAGGCGCAGGACCAGCGGCTGGCCTCGATCGAGGTGCGGCTGCATGCGCTGTTCGAACGCAGCCGCCGTGCCGCCACCCGCCACGAGATGGGGCTGGCCAGCGACTTCGGGCTGTTCCAGTCGCCCCCGCCGGCCGCCTTGCCGGCGCCGACCGCCACGTCGGCATGA
- the hrcA gene encoding heat-inducible transcriptional repressor HrcA codes for MMDDRAKMLLKTLVERYIADGQPVGSRTLSKTSGLELSPATIRNVMADLEELGLIASPHTSAGRIPTARGYRVFVDTMLTSRPAQRFEDSSMAPLIEPLQPDQPKRVIASAAHLLSNLSSFVGVITAPRKTSVFRHMEFLRLGERRVLLILVSPDGDVQNRVLFTVHDYTQSQLVEATNYLNTHYAGRSIEDVREGLKHEVDALRGEIATLMQAAVQAGSEAASDDSARVVVSGERKLLQVSDFGSDLGSLRKMFDLFEQKTQLMRLLDGSSRAEGVRIYIGGESGLVPIEDLSVVSAPYEVDGQVVGTLGVIGPTRMAYDRMIQIVDITSRLVGNALSQK; via the coding sequence ATGATGGATGACCGCGCGAAGATGCTGTTGAAGACGCTCGTCGAGCGCTATATCGCCGATGGGCAGCCCGTGGGGTCGCGCACGCTGTCGAAGACCTCGGGGCTGGAGCTGTCGCCTGCCACGATCCGCAACGTGATGGCCGATCTGGAGGAACTCGGACTCATCGCCAGCCCGCACACCTCGGCTGGCCGCATCCCCACCGCACGCGGCTACCGTGTCTTCGTCGACACGATGCTCACCTCGCGCCCGGCGCAGCGCTTCGAGGATTCCTCGATGGCGCCGCTGATCGAGCCGCTGCAGCCCGACCAGCCCAAGCGTGTCATCGCCAGCGCGGCGCACCTGCTGTCCAACCTGTCGAGCTTCGTCGGCGTCATCACCGCGCCGCGCAAGACCAGCGTGTTCCGCCACATGGAGTTCTTGCGGCTGGGCGAACGCCGCGTGCTGCTGATCCTGGTCTCGCCGGACGGCGACGTGCAGAACCGCGTGCTCTTCACGGTGCACGACTACACCCAGAGCCAGCTGGTCGAGGCCACCAACTACCTCAATACCCACTACGCCGGCCGCAGCATCGAGGACGTGCGCGAGGGGCTGAAGCACGAGGTCGACGCCCTGCGCGGCGAGATCGCCACGCTGATGCAGGCGGCGGTGCAGGCCGGCAGCGAGGCCGCCAGCGACGACTCGGCCCGCGTCGTCGTCTCGGGCGAGCGCAAGCTGCTGCAGGTCAGCGACTTCGGCAGCGACCTCGGCTCGCTGCGCAAGATGTTCGACCTGTTCGAGCAGAAGACCCAGCTCATGCGCCTGCTCGACGGATCGAGCCGTGCCGAGGGCGTGCGCATCTACATCGGCGGCGAGAGCGGGCTGGTGCCGATCGAGGACCTGTCGGTGGTGTCGGCGCCCTATGAAGTCGACGGGCAGGTGGTCGGCACGCTGGGCGTGATCGGCCCGACGCGCATGGCCTATGACCGCATGATCCAGATCGTCGACATCACCTCGCGGCTGGTCGGCAACGCGCTCAGCCAGAAGTAG